One genomic segment of Ricinus communis isolate WT05 ecotype wild-type chromosome 3, ASM1957865v1, whole genome shotgun sequence includes these proteins:
- the LOC8275895 gene encoding uncharacterized protein LOC8275895 isoform X1 produces the protein MTSMLCSQGMVLATAMAVSGTVILLALRLQKSLPPSLLPMEQQIPQSSHQQQAVLRSCISSEGKKTNKKKKKKRVHFAEDVVDPRGDGEEFRRQHGAIVVAKNSSSPPKFKKSSGAGVKAREMPANRVALYHGILRDRVIHRLAYSC, from the exons ATGACTTCTATGCTGTGCTCACAAGGTATGGTTCTTGCCACCGCTATGGCCGTCTCCGGCACCGTAATTCTCCTTGCTCTCCGCCTTCAAAAATCTCTCCCCCCCTCTTTGTTGCCTATGGAACAACAAATCCCACAATCTTCTCATCAACAACAGGCTGTTCTTCGCTCTTGTATCTCCTCAG AAGGCAAGAAAAccaataagaagaagaagaagaagagagtaCACTTTGCAGAAGACGTAGTGGATCCAAGAGGGGATGGAGAGGAGTTCAGAAGGCAGCATGGTGCCATTGTTGTTGCCAAGAATTCTTCTTCTCCaccaaaattcaagaaaagtaGTGGTGCTGGTGTTAAAGCAAGAGAAATGCCTGCAAATAGAGTAGCTCTTTACCATGGAATTCTTAGAGATCGAGTCATTCACCGATTGGCCTACTCCTgttaa
- the LOC8275895 gene encoding uncharacterized protein LOC8275895 isoform X2 gives MTSMLCSQGMVLATAMAVSGTVILLALRLQKSLPPSLLPMEQQIPQSSHQQQAVLRSCISSGKKTNKKKKKKRVHFAEDVVDPRGDGEEFRRQHGAIVVAKNSSSPPKFKKSSGAGVKAREMPANRVALYHGILRDRVIHRLAYSC, from the exons ATGACTTCTATGCTGTGCTCACAAGGTATGGTTCTTGCCACCGCTATGGCCGTCTCCGGCACCGTAATTCTCCTTGCTCTCCGCCTTCAAAAATCTCTCCCCCCCTCTTTGTTGCCTATGGAACAACAAATCCCACAATCTTCTCATCAACAACAGGCTGTTCTTCGCTCTTGTATCTCCTCAG GCAAGAAAAccaataagaagaagaagaagaagagagtaCACTTTGCAGAAGACGTAGTGGATCCAAGAGGGGATGGAGAGGAGTTCAGAAGGCAGCATGGTGCCATTGTTGTTGCCAAGAATTCTTCTTCTCCaccaaaattcaagaaaagtaGTGGTGCTGGTGTTAAAGCAAGAGAAATGCCTGCAAATAGAGTAGCTCTTTACCATGGAATTCTTAGAGATCGAGTCATTCACCGATTGGCCTACTCCTgttaa